GTCAGCGGCAGAAAGATCAGCCCATGCACCCAATAGGGCGGCGAATAGGCGACTTCGACATAGAGCGCGGCGCCGACGACGATGAAGCCGGCGATGGTCATCACGAAAACGGCCGGCCCGTCGCCCGAATCGGCGAAGGCGAGATCGAGCCCGCAGACCTCGCAGGCGGGCGCGAGCTCCAGGAAGCCGCTGAACACATGCCCCTTGCCGCAGCGCGGGCAGCGACCGAGCAGGCCGGCGACATAGGGCGAGACGGGAGGATATTCGTCGGCGGCCATGATTGTCCTATCCCTTAGAGCGTTTCCAGCCGAAGTGGACACCGGTTCGGCGTTGGAGGCGCGTCAAAACAAAAGCATAGAGTCTTTCCGTGTTTCAATGAAACACGGAAAGACTCTAGCGAGGGCGAGAGGGCGTCGAAACGTAAGAAGCGCCGACGTTCCCCGCCGGCGCTTCTTTCAGAAGCCGAAATGGGCCCGGTCGCTCATTCCATATGGCCGCCCCAGTTGCCCCACACGTAAATGGAGGCGAACAGGAACAGCCAGACGACGTCGACGAAGTGCCAATACCATGCGGCGAACTCGAAGCCGAGATGCTGCTCGGGCTTGAACTGGCCGACATAGGTGCGCACGAGGCAGACGATGAGGAAGATCGAGCCAACGATCACATGGAAGCCGTGGAAACCGGTCGCCATGAAGAAGGTCGCGCCATAGACCGAGCCTTTGAAGGCGAAGGGCGCATGGGCGTATTCATAGGCCTGCACGCAGGTGAAGATGAGACCGAGCGCGATGGTGGCGAGGAGGCCCTTCTTCAGCGCGCCGCGATCATTGTGCAGCAGGCCGTGGTGGGCATAGGTGAGCGTCGCGCCGGAGGTCAGCAGGATCAGCGTGTTGAGCAGCGGCAGATGCCAGGGATTGAGCACCTCTATCCCATGCGGCGGCCACACGCCCTGGAACAGCTCGGTGCGCGTGACCATCTGCGGATCGGCCGGGAAGATCGCCGAATTGAAGAAGGCCCAGAACCAGGCGACGAAGAACATCACCTCGGAGAGGATGAAGAGGATCACGCCATAGCGGTGATGCAGCTGCACGACCGCGGTATGATGCCCCTCGTGCTCGGCCTCGCGAATGATGTCGCCCCACCAGGACCACATGGTGAAGAGAATGCCCGCGAAACCGGCGCTGAACAGGAGCGGGGCGCCGATCTTGACGCCGAGCAGCGGCAGGCCCTTCATCCAATAAATGGCGCCGATCGCGGTGAACAGCGCGGCGATCGAGCCGACGAGCGGCCA
This genomic window from Methylosinus sp. H3A contains:
- a CDS encoding DUF983 domain-containing protein produces the protein MAADEYPPVSPYVAGLLGRCPRCGKGHVFSGFLELAPACEVCGLDLAFADSGDGPAVFVMTIAGFIVVGAALYVEVAYSPPYWVHGLIFLPLTVIVCAGLLRPAKSLLIALQYFNKAEEGHRADEN
- a CDS encoding cytochrome c oxidase subunit 3, whose product is MSDGHAKPNHDYHLVDPSPWPLVGSIAALFTAIGAIYWMKGLPLLGVKIGAPLLFSAGFAGILFTMWSWWGDIIREAEHEGHHTAVVQLHHRYGVILFILSEVMFFVAWFWAFFNSAIFPADPQMVTRTELFQGVWPPHGIEVLNPWHLPLLNTLILLTSGATLTYAHHGLLHNDRGALKKGLLATIALGLIFTCVQAYEYAHAPFAFKGSVYGATFFMATGFHGFHVIVGSIFLIVCLVRTYVGQFKPEQHLGFEFAAWYWHFVDVVWLFLFASIYVWGNWGGHME